ATGCGCACAGAATGAGCTTGATCCGTTTCTGCTTCTATTTCAAATGTAAATAGATAAGTACCATCTTCTTGCTTTTTGAAGTCGACCAACTCGCTATCTAGCTCACGACCAAGACTTTCTTTATTGAAACGAATCGGGTCAATCAACCAGTTATTGACAGTAATCGGAACTTCTGTTTCCTCCTCCTCATCCAGACTCTCTGGACTTGTATTGATACGAAGGTCCTTTAATTTATTTCCCTTCTCATCTACCGCAGTTAACATGATGGCTCTAGGAAAATCAGATTTAAAGAAGTCTTGCTCAAAACTGCCGTCTTCTTTTACATCTATGATCTTCAGCTCTCCCTTACCAATGTCTAGATTAGAATAGTAAAGTTTGATGTTCTTAGGAAGACTAACATTATCACTCACTTTCCCCTTCAATGTAAAACGCCCGTTTTTACCAATCTGGATAACCTCTTCATCCTCTTCATCTTTTTCAATATCAAGATCAATCGTCGGCTTTTCATTATCTACCAAATAATTCAAGGTTTTAGTGTAAATAAGCTTGCCATCCTTATCTTTCAAGATTAATTCAAAACTATGACGTCCATCTGATTGCTCTGGAATCTGGAGAGATAGTTGACCATTCTCCAGAGAGTAATTCACAGCCTGAGCATCCAAGTTAGCCTGCACATTGGAAACTTGCGCTGAGACGTTCGCTTTAATTTCTACAGTTTTCTTACTGCGAATTGCCATCAAATCTTCCAAATTTTTAAACTGGATTACAGGCGCCACCAAGTCTTTTTCAACAGCAACCACATTACCCGCTATATCCATCACCTCAACACGGAGATGATTTTTAGCATCGAGTGGCAGTTCCACTTCTTTGAGATGGTAATGTAGTTGACCTGCATCATCTACAACCTTTTCAACAAGAAGATCTTCTCCATTTAGATTAGCTCGAACCTCCCAAACTTTATTATTATCCTTGGCTGTGACGACTAGTTCTCTATGGCTGGTCAGACGATTGGTATCAATCGCGACAATTTCTGGCTTTTGATTATCAATTTTGACTGGCAGATAGGTATACTGATAGGTCCCATTTTCTTTATTTTTTACCCGCAATCTAAAGAAATATTGTCCTTCCGGTGCTGGTATGTTTTCATCCTTGCTTGCATCGTACACTTTCCCATCCCAACGGTGCAATTCTATCGGAGTACGAAGCTTGGAATACTCCGATAGACTTTCAAAATAATCTACATAGCGAACACGAGACAGCATGGTTCCTGTATCAATCCGCCTTAAAACAGGAGCATCTTCTGTAGCTTCTTTTACAATATCCAAATCATAGTTGGTAATATCCCTCAATAGCGCAAATCGAACAAAGGCATTCCCAATCTGACTATCCGAATGCTGGTTTTGAATTGCGATATTGTCTGGATTTAGAGGTGATTGATTGTCTTGAATCTTTTCACGCCCAAGTTCAATATAGCGCCCAGACTTATTGTGTTTATAGCTAGATAAAACCGAGGTCAGTTTCAATTTAGAACTGGTTTCCCAAGCCGGTGCATCAACAATCCTTTCTTTTGACCAGTCCCCCACAAAGCCAAAATAAGGAATACTGATGTCCGACTGCCCTTCCGTCAATGATTTGAAGTAAATATACCCTTCTGCAAACTGGTCTTTCGCTTCTCCTGCATCCAATCTTAGGCGAATAGATTTCTTCTCTTTAGGACCCAGTTGAATGGATTGCTCAGAAAGATGAATACTCGAGCCCTTGATTTCTGCCGCATGAATCTCTTTAACTACTTTTCCAGAACGTCCTATTCTATCAACAGGAACATCTTGGCTAGTCAATACTTTCCCAGCTGAAATAGCAAAGCTTCTTTGTTGGTTTCCCAGATTTTCCAAGGTTACCTCAAATTCTGTCTCACGCCCTATTTCTTTTAATTCCACCCCTCCTTTTAGACGGTGGTGAAGAATCACATCTGTTTCAAAGGCTCTATCGATCTGCAACAGACCAGCACCTTGTTGTCTCGGAGAATTTTCCAAAGCATGCCCAGATGAATCTAGAACATCAACCAAAGGGGTAGCAGTATTCATCAAAATGATTCTCAGCAAATCCATCCTAGTCATGCCTTCTGGCGGTGTCATTTGGCGAATCCGTGGCAATAAAAGTGCACTGGCACCCGCCACAATTGGCGAAGCCATCGAAGTCCCCGACATGGAGCCATAACGATTGTCATTCAAGGTTGCATAAACATCCTCTCCTGGTGCCACAATCTCTGGCTTCAATTCTAAGTTGACCGTAGGCCCCCAACTAGAAAAGCCTGATACCGTCGGTACTTCAATCAACTTCTTCATTCCAATTATAGGCCTGAGGACCAAACCAGTGTTGCCTTGCGATTGGTTGGCAACTTCTAATAATCGCCTTCCATCTTCCCCGCTAAGACTAATTCCCCAGATAGAGGAGTAGGAAAGCAAAGTCTTATCATCTACCAATAACTGATGGGTCCTATAATAATCCTTATTCCATCCCTGATCTGTGTTTATCACAATAATTCCAGCAACATCCTTGAATTTCAAATTACGAACAGCATCTTTCAAGTCAAACTTATCTTTTTTGATAATCGCCACTTTACCAGCCAAATCAAGCCCCTGCACTTCTTCCCAATGACCATTTCCAGCATCTACAAATTCATATTTCCCCTCTGTAAGCGTTGTATAGCCAATAGGATAGTAGCCAAAAGACTGCCCATTCAGCATAAATTCGCGTTGAACAAGATGGGTATTTCTCGCCGATCCAACCGCGATAACTGCAGGAGTCGCTGCTACGCCAACTGTTGTTGCCGTATCCACAGCTCCTAAGGCATTATTTGTATGCAGGTCAAAGGAGGTGTCTGAAGAGGAGGCGCCAGCATTACCAATAGCTGCTGTAATGATAATCCCCTTTTCTGCTGCCCTCTTAGCAATCGTGTAGTAAGCATTCCCCGGCAACCCGCTATCATAATAACCAACACTCAAACTGATGACATCTGCCCCGTGTTTGATAGCATCTTCAATAGCAGCATAAGCAGCATCCTCCGTCTCAGCCTTATAATTTTTAGGGTCATTTGAAAAAATCTTGTAGACTAGCAGTTGTGCGTTGGGAGCAATCCCATCAATCCCCTGCTTAGACGCAACTTCTTCGTCTGTTGCATTCCCAGCCAGAGTTCCTGCTATGTGCATACCATGTGGTTCGTGGGTATCATCGTAGAGATTATCGTTACCAGATACGTAATTATAGCCATGAGGGACTTTTAGAGTGTATGTCCCTGTCGTAGATGGAGTAATTTCCTTGATTTTAGGGACGACACCTTCATCCAACCTCATGTCTTTGTGCTTAATATCCAAACCAGAGTCAATGACTGCAATCACCATTCCGCGACCATCTGTCTGGTATTTAGAACTTGCTTTTAAGGCACCAACCAGCTCTTTAGCAGTATGAAGAGTCGGTCGGATACGGCGACTCTCTTCCAAAGAGGTTAATTCGGTAATTGCCTTCACATCAGACAAATTTTCTTTCCCTACCTCTACAGATGCTCCCGTTAAAACCTCCTTATACTCATGAACAATTTTAACGCCATCAATTTTCTTTAATTTATCCAATACAAGATTTCGGTTCTCTTCGGAAAATTGTAAAATATAGCGCCCTGTTGTCACCTCTTCTGGCTCAAGCTGTGATTCCTGCGGGATTGTTTGAGGAGCACTAGCTTCTTTTCCGCTAATGTCTTCTTTTTCCCTTGACTCCTCTGTTGTCTTACCAGCTGTAGTTTTTATCTCGGTCGTAGCTCGATCTGTGAGAAGACCTGATTCTTCACCCGCCTCTGTATCTACAACTTCTTCGACCACTCCTTCTTCAGCAACTGGTTCATCCACCTGCTCCGTTTTAACTGGCTCATCTGATAATAACCCATCTTCTTTTTTCTCTACCACAGAATCTTGCTTGCTGTCCATATCCGTTGCGACCGCAACCGTAGACTCCACTCCTTCTCCACTAGTATCTGCTTGAACCATCGGAACACCCGTGATAAAAAATCCTATTGATACCGATGCCACACCGATACTTAACTTCTTGATGCTAAAGCGTTGTTTATTCTCAATTTGAGACCACTTCTGTTTCATAAAACCTCCGTTTTTAATATTGATTAATTTATAAGTTAGGTATACCTAATTCTATAAAATTTTTAAATCTTTGGCAAGTTTTTTTTGAATTAGCCTCAAAAACAAGAAAAAGCACAGGTCTCCCTGCGCTTTAACAACTTATTACAACTCAGCAATCTGGCTCAAATTAACCTCTGCAATGGTATCATTACCAAACATAGAGATAACCATTTTGACCTTGTTGTTATCAATTTCTGTAATTTTACCTGTGTAGTCTGTGAAGGCACCGTCGATGATACGAACAGTATCGCCAACTTTGACATCAATATCAAATTCTTGAACGGTTTGTCCCATAGACACCAAGATTTGACGGATTTCTTCTTCCAAAAGTGGAGTTGGTTTTGAACGGTTACCGTGTGAACCCACGAAACCTGTAACGTTTGGCGTGTTACGAACCACAAACCAAGCTTCATCGGTCATAACCATTTCCACCAAAACATAACCAGGGAAACGGTTTTCTTCTACTTCCTTGACCTCACCGTTCTTTTCAACCTGAACAGTCTGAGTTGGAATTTCTACACGGAGGATGTTTTCCAACATGTTATAAGTGTGGGCACGTTGGAGCAAGTTTTCCTTCACTTTATTTTCATATCCTGAGTAGGTCTGTAAAACAAACCAGCCCTTATCAAAACTATCGTACATTGTTACTTCCTTTCTTTGGAAACACGGAATTTTTAAACGCTAAAAAAAGCCCGAAGGCTTTCGCTTTTCCTTATTATATCACTTCCATTTTACAAATGGCAAGTATTTTCTAGAAAAGATTGATCAAGCTCATGATTCCTCGTGACAAAATCAAGTCAAAGAGGTAAACCACCGCTACGAAAAAGGCAGTATATTCCACTACAGACACGAAATCCGTCCAGCTCTGCTTACGAGTTGGCCAAGACGTATCTTTTAAAATGCGGATAATGTCTTTGATAAATTTCATGCGCGACTCCTATCTGGTTTCCTTGTGAACAGTGTATTGTCCACAGTGTTTACAAAATTTATTTACTTCTAACCGTGTTGGCTTGGGATTGCTCGAAAGGCTGATTGAATAGTTTCGAGAACCACAAACAGTACAGGCTAGGCTTGCTTTTTTTAGTGCCATAAAGCCCTCCATCCTTTTCATTCTACCATGTTTTTATGGATTTGACAACTCTCCAAACCAAGACGTAATGTTATCCCACAAGGTTTTTGCTCGTTCTGGTAACTGGGCATCGATTAGATTTTGTTTGGTTTGCTCAATCAAGTTTTTCGCCTGATCTGAAATTTCTTGTACCTGTTCTTGACCAAGACTTGATTCAGTTTGTGCAGCTTCATCTGGAGCTACTTCTACAATACCATTTTGTGCATAGGCATTTTCTACTTCGAACTGTGTTCCTGCAGTATATGGCAAGATTGAATTGGCTACAGTCTGGAAGACCGACGGAGCCATCCAGTAGCTACTACTATCTATATAATGATTTTCATCTGTCTGCTCAAAACCAACCCACTGACTGATGACCAAATCAGGTGTGTAGGCAATATGCCACTGGTCATTGACAAGATTGACATCAAAACTCGTTTCGGTTGTTCCTGTTTTCCCAGCAATATAATAATTGGCCGCATCTGCTGTCACTCCCGTACCATTGGTATAGGTTCCAAGCATCATTGCTGTCATCTTATCTGCGACAGAGCGGTCAATCACCTTGGTACTTGTTTCTCGATGCTCTGCTAAAACCTTTCCACTAGCCGTTTCAATACGAGTGATGAGATGGGCATCCTTCATCACCCCCTTATTCGCAAAAGTAGCGTAGGCCTGGGCCATTTGCAGAGGATTAGTCTCCACTCCAGAACCAATTGAAACCCCCAAAACTTTCTCGACATTTTCCATATCAAGCCCAAACTTTTGTCCATACTCGAAGGCTTTGTCAATCCCCAAGGTGTTCACTATATGAGCTACTGGTAAATTGTAAGAGAGAGCCAAAGCTTGATACATTGGAATGGTATCAGAAGTCGAATAATCATAGTTATGCAAGGTGTAATCGCCGTAGGTTTCTGTATGGTTATCCAGAGCCATATCAATCGACCAGCCCGCCGCTACTGCTGGAGCATAGGCAACAAGAGGCTTGATTGTTGAACCAGGACTGCGCTTGGCTTGTGTCGCAAAGTTGAAGGTCCGAAAGACCGCATCCTCTGAACTGTTAACTCGACCAACCAAGGCACGAACTCCACCAGTCGTCGGATCAAGAGCTACGCTGGCAGCCTGAGCATGGGTACCATCAAAACTTGATGTCGGGAACATGGTCTCATCATCAAAAATCACCTGCATACTGGCTTGAGAATTTTGATCCATCTCTGTGTAAATCCTATAGCCGTTATTAATAATGTCTGATTCTTTCAGTCCGTATCGCTCAATCGCCTCAGCAATCACAGCATCAAAATAAGATGGATAGGAATAGTTATCTTGCTTACCAGAATAGGTATCTGCTAACTGGCTCGCTAAATCGACTTGGAAACCTGCATCTGCAGTCGCTTGATCAATATAACCAGCATTGACCATGTTTTGCAGGACTGTATCCCGACGATTAACTGCATTTTCTAGAGAATAATAAGGATTATAAATCTCAGGTCCCTTGAGCATACCTGCAATGACGGCCGCTTGCTCAAGAGTAAGATCACTGGCTGGAATACCGAAGTACTTTTGGCTTGCATCTTCCACTCCCCAAACACCATTCCCAAAATAGGCGTTATTGAGATACATGGTCAAAATTTCTTGCTTGCTGTACTTTTTATTGATTTCCAGAGCCAAAAAGAATTCTCGAGCCTTTCGACTGATGGTCTGATCCTGAGTTAGAAAGGCATTTTTTGCCAATTGCTGGGTAATAGTTGAACCACCTCCAGACCGACCTAACGTCAAGGCAGCCAAAATTGTACGCTGGTAATTAATGCCTGAATTTTTGTAGAAGCTCCGATCTTCTGTAGCGATGACGGCATTCTCTAAATTATCGGAGACAGCATCCAGCTCTACATAGGTCCCCTTCTGACCTGACAATGTCCCAGCTTCCGCACCATCTTTATCATAAATAATCGTTGTGGCTTTTAGCGCCTGCTGTAAATCACCAACATTAGCTGTCTTTGCAAGGAAAAATAGATAGCCACCTACTGTAAGAACTGTCAGGACCATTAAAATGATTAAAATTTTAGTCAGTTGGTAACGCCGCCAAAATTTACGAATCGGCTCCGGAATACGTGATTTTTTCTTTGGTTTATCAACAGAGCCACGATTTCCCCTGCGGCGACGGCTAGGTAGGTCTTCATGATCAATTTGGAAATCTTCTGGAACTTCAATCGGCTGATGTTGCAAATCGTCCATACTTTACCTCTTTCTAGTGAATTTTGTACCATTATACACCATTTCGTAAAAACTAGCAGAAAAAAGCCTGCGATAACTTGTGATAACAGACAGGGAATTTTTTCAAAAAATATGATAAAATAGGGTCATTCTGAACAAAGAAGAGGATTCCCATGACACAAGTATATGATATTACCATCATCGGTGGCGGACCTGTCGGTCTCTTCGCCGCCTTCTACGCCCACCTCCGTCAAGCCAAGGTCAAAATCATTGACTCCCTTCCCCAACTGGGTGGCCAGCCTGCCATTCTCTATCCCGAAAAGGCCATTTTAGACATTCCCGCCTTTCCCAGCCTGACAGGACAGGAGTTGACCGACAACCTCCTCGCCCAGCTGGCTCCATTTGACACCACCATCTGCCTCAATGAAACCCTGACTGCTATTGAACCTGGGGAAACCATTACCCTAAGGACCAACAAGGGCAGCCACCAGACCAAGACCCTGATTATCGCTATGGGTGGCGGGGCCTTCAAGCCACGTCCGCTGGAGATTGATGGTGCTGACAGATTTGACAACGTCCACTACCACGTGTCCAACATCCAGCAGTATGCCGACAAGGACATCGTCGTCTTGGGTGGCGGTGACTCTGCGGTCGATTGGTCCCTGGCCTTTGAAAAAATCGCCAAGACCACTCACATCGTCCACCGTCGTGACAACTTCCGAGCCCTCGAGCACAGCGTGGAAGAGCTCAAGCAGTCCAGCGTCAGCATCCACACACCTTTTGTCCCTAAAGAGCTTTCTGGGGGAAATGGCAGAGCTTCTAGCATTCATTTTGACAAGGTTAAGAGCGAGGACAAGCTCAGCCTGTCTTTCGACCACCTCTTTGTCAACTACGGTTTCAAATCATCTGTCGGTACGCTGAAAGAATGGGGACTGGAACTCAATCGCCACCGCATCGTGGTCAACAGCAAGCAAGAAACTTCTGTTCCTGGTATCTATGCCATCGGTGACTGTTGTTTCTATGAAGGAAAGGTTGATCTGATTGCGACTGGACTGGGCGAAGCCCCAACCGCCGTCAACAATGCCATGAACTACCTCAATCCAAATGAAAAAGTGCAACCCAAGCACTCAACCAGCCTATAAGATGAAAATTGACATTCGCATTCCCCAAGCCTTTCCACAACTGACTGTTAAGGAAGTCTTGGAAGATTATTTTCTCATTCCCAGAAAAATCCGCCACTTCCTCCGCACCAAGAAGCATGTCCGTGTCAACGGCGAACTGATTAACTGGCAGAGTCCGATTGCTGCAGGCGACCTGCTAGAATTGACCTTTGACCAGGAAGATTATCCTGAAAAAAGTATTCCTCTAGGACAGGCGGACTTGGTAGAGGAACTCTATCAAGATGAGCATTTGATTATCGTCAACAAGCCCGAAGGCATGAAAACCCACGGCAATGAGCCTACTGAAATCGCCCTGCTCAACCATGTATCTGCCTATGTCGGTCAGACCTGCTATGTGGTCCACAGGCTGGATATGGAAACCAGCGGAGCCATTCTCTTTGCCAAAAATCCTTTTATCCTGCCCATTCTCAATCGGATTTTGGAAGACAAGGTCATCTACCGTGACTATCTGGCCCTCTGCCAAGGGCAGCTAAGAAAGACAGACTGGACTATCACTGATAAAATCGGACGGGACCGACACGACCGCAGAAAGCGGGTGGTCGACAACCGCAAGGGACAGGCTGCTTTGACCCAAGTCCATCTCTTGAAGACCCTTGGCAAAAATAGTTTGGTTACCTGTCGCCTCCAGACAGGGCGGACACATCAGATTCGGGTGCATTTGTCCCATCATGGTCATGCCCTAATCGGAGACCCTCTTTACAGTCGAATCACAGCACCCCGCCTCATGCTCCATGCCCAAAAACTCAGCTTGACCCACCCGCTGACCCTCGAAGAAATCAGCGTGGAAGCACGGTCGGAGAGTTTTGAAAGAATAGTAAAAAAGAGCTGAAAACCAGCTCTTTTTTGCATGTATGTTATTCAAAAATATTTCCCAACTCTACATCAACTCGGTTTTCCTTGACATTGATGTCGGTCACAGCGAGCAAAGATTTGTAGTTAGCTACGCTACGGTCCCCTTTTTGGTTTTCCGCAAAGACAGCCACGCCTACCAAGGTTGAGTCAAACTCAGACAAAAGGCTAATCATACCATTGATGGTGCCACCATTTTTCAAGAAGTCATCGACGATTAAGACACGGCTTCCTGCCTTCAAACTACGCTTGGACAGAAACATCTTTTCGATACGGTCGCTAGATCCTGACACATAGTTGACAGAAACGGTTGAACCTTCTGTGATTTTCAAATCACGGCGCACAATAACAAACGGTACATTAAGGACATTGGCAACAGCATTGGCCAAAGGGACACCCTTAGTCGCAACTGTCATGACCGCATCAATCTTTTCATCTTTGAAAGCATCTGCAATGATACGACCGACATTTTTCAAAATATGTGGTGTAGACAGCAAGTCAGATGAATAGATATAACCGCCTGGCAAGATACGATTACTTTCGGCCATCTGATCACGAAGGGCCTGTGCAATTTCGACGGACTCTGCCTTAGAGATCGATGGAGTAAAAACAACTCCTCCACTGGCACCAGTAATGGTTTCAATATGCCCGATAGAGCTTTCCTCAAAAGCCTTTTTAATGATGGCAATATCCTCTGAGATAGATGACTTGGCAGATTCATACTTTTCCGCAAAGGTATTCAAACTAGTTAATTCATAAGGGTGGTTGATGAGGTAATTGGAAATGACAACCATACGCTCACTTCTTCTTAATTTCATAAAATCATCCTCTTTCACTTTTTTCTATTATATCACAATAAACTACAAAAAGCGAACTTTTTTGATTAAAAAGTCCGTCTTTTTCGTATTTTGTTTATCGCTTACATATACCACTTTGGAAGATGATGATTAAAATATTCATACCATTCAGAAATCTTCTGCGCTTGCAACTTCATCAATGAAATTTGTTCGGAATCTACTTGTTCTGCCCAAGAAAGAGCGCCTAGACTGTTTACTGTTAAGTATAGAGCTAAAAGTCTCCAAAATTCCTCTGGAATAACGCCGTCAAAATAGGCATCTACCTGACCACGCGCAAAGGCTGGAGACAAATCTGCCGTGAAAATCAAACGGTTGAATTCTTCCCAGGGATCTCCTATGTCGTAGCGATCAAAGTCTAAGATTTTTAGCTTTCCATCTCTTCCCAGTAGAAAATTCCCTGTATGAAAATCTCCATGATGGTAGGCAATCTGTCTCCCTTCAAGCAAGTGACGATTGGCCTGGACAAAGTCTATCATAGCTTGACCATTTGGATAGGAATGACTAGTTGCTTGGTAGGCCTTGATTTTACTGTCAATCTTAGCCTGATAAAAACTGTTCCAGTCCCGTTGACTTTGGTCAATCGGTAGGGCATGCAAGGTTCGCAAAAACTGTCCAGCCTGACAGCCCAAATCATACAAGACAGAATCAGACAGATCGGAAGCCACTTCATTCATGTCCTGACCTTCCACCCATTCATAGAGGGTGTAGACTGACAAGTCATCCGCCCAAAAACTTAGTGGCTCTGCCACAGGCAAACCTAGACCAAACAGGTTTTCAACTAACTGAAACTCTAATCGCTTAGCCTCATAGGCTGGTCGCTCTGCTATTCTCAACAGACCAAAGCGACCATCTTCTAGCTGGACCTTGTACTTTTGGTCCGTGGACCAGCCTTTGGTGAGGGGCTGTCGAGACACTATCCTAACTGCCATCAGTCGATATTGGGCTTATAAAAGGCTCGGTTATCCATGGCAAAGATGCGGTTGGTCATCTCACCTGGGCCGACCTTGTCCAAGGCCGATAGCATCATCATCATTTCCGCATCAATGTTGTCAATCATGTGGAGGATTTCCGCCTCCATAATCTGCGGACGGACTGGGCTACCATATTCCAAGAGACCGTGGTGGCTGAGGATAACGTGACGCAGAACAGTCACTTCCTCCAGACTG
This region of Streptococcus suis genomic DNA includes:
- a CDS encoding aminoglycoside phosphotransferase family protein, giving the protein MAVRIVSRQPLTKGWSTDQKYKVQLEDGRFGLLRIAERPAYEAKRLEFQLVENLFGLGLPVAEPLSFWADDLSVYTLYEWVEGQDMNEVASDLSDSVLYDLGCQAGQFLRTLHALPIDQSQRDWNSFYQAKIDSKIKAYQATSHSYPNGQAMIDFVQANRHLLEGRQIAYHHGDFHTGNFLLGRDGKLKILDFDRYDIGDPWEEFNRLIFTADLSPAFARGQVDAYFDGVIPEEFWRLLALYLTVNSLGALSWAEQVDSEQISLMKLQAQKISEWYEYFNHHLPKWYM